One Staphylococcus ratti DNA segment encodes these proteins:
- the bioA gene encoding adenosylmethionine--8-amino-7-oxononanoate transaminase, translated as MKHQTLVDKNLEYVWHPFTQMGVYRQHDPIIIEKGKGSYLYDTKGRRYLDGYASLWVNVHGHNNKRLNKAIEKQLKSISHSTLLGSSNIPSILLAEKLVEITPASLRKVFYSDTGSAAVEIAIKMAYQYWKNIDPVKYRKKNKFVTLKNGYHGDTIGSVSVGGIETFHQIFNDLIFENIQVACPSFYHSQYLTEEALRDAVLSQIEHVLRTRADEIVGVVMEPLVQGATGLFVHPEGFLKGVEQLCRKYNVLMIVDEVATGFGRTGALFACEHENVEPDIMCLGKAITGGYLPLAATLTSQRIYEAFLSDQHGLKTFFHGHTYTGNQVVCALALENIQMIEENKLIRHIQKTSKVLDKQLRQLATHPHVGNVRGRGLMYAVELVADADKKMPLAIATVERIISECKRRGLMIRNLENIVTFVPVLSMSKREIKKMTSIFENVLLDVLE; from the coding sequence ATGAAACATCAAACACTTGTAGATAAAAATTTAGAATATGTATGGCATCCTTTTACGCAAATGGGCGTGTATCGCCAACATGATCCAATTATCATTGAAAAAGGTAAAGGAAGCTATTTGTATGATACGAAAGGTCGCCGTTATTTAGATGGCTATGCTTCTCTATGGGTTAATGTACATGGACATAACAATAAGCGCTTAAATAAAGCCATTGAGAAACAATTAAAGTCAATTTCCCATTCGACATTGTTGGGATCTTCTAACATTCCATCAATTTTGTTGGCTGAAAAATTAGTTGAAATTACGCCAGCGTCGTTGCGCAAAGTATTTTATTCAGATACCGGGAGTGCAGCGGTCGAAATAGCGATTAAAATGGCATATCAATATTGGAAAAATATTGACCCAGTGAAATATCGTAAAAAGAATAAATTTGTGACTTTGAAAAATGGTTATCATGGTGACACTATTGGCTCTGTGAGTGTAGGGGGAATCGAAACATTTCACCAGATTTTTAATGATTTGATTTTCGAAAATATTCAAGTTGCTTGTCCGTCATTTTATCATAGTCAGTATCTAACAGAAGAAGCGTTGCGTGATGCGGTGCTTTCACAAATTGAACACGTTTTGCGTACAAGAGCTGATGAAATTGTTGGTGTCGTGATGGAACCACTTGTTCAAGGTGCAACCGGTTTGTTTGTTCATCCTGAAGGTTTTTTAAAAGGGGTAGAGCAACTTTGTCGTAAATACAATGTACTTATGATTGTCGATGAAGTTGCGACAGGATTTGGTCGAACAGGGGCACTCTTTGCATGTGAGCATGAAAATGTTGAACCAGATATCATGTGTCTTGGAAAAGCGATTACAGGTGGTTATTTACCTTTAGCAGCGACGTTAACATCTCAACGCATTTATGAAGCGTTTTTAAGTGACCAACACGGGCTTAAAACGTTTTTCCATGGTCATACTTACACGGGGAACCAAGTCGTATGTGCGTTGGCACTAGAAAATATTCAAATGATAGAAGAGAACAAGCTCATCCGTCATATCCAAAAAACATCTAAAGTTTTAGACAAGCAATTACGTCAGTTAGCAACACATCCGCATGTTGGTAATGTGCGTGGAAGAGGCTTGATGTACGCGGTAGAACTTGTAGCTGATGCTGACAAGAAAATGCCTCTAGCGATTGCGACGGTTGAACGGATTATTTCGGAATGTAAACGACGTGGGCTAATGATACGCAATTTGGAAAATATTGTTACGTTCGTGCCCGTATTAAGTATGTCAAAACGTGAAATTAAAAAGATGACATCAATATTTGAAAATGTATTATTAGATGTTTTGGAGTGA
- a CDS encoding L-lactate permease, whose amino-acid sequence MLMLVALSAVIVPFICLVLLRMSALVGMTISAIVVIILGTFAWGIESGVIAASILQGIHKTLTIILILFGALTLLNTLRETSAVDRINAGFQNVSGDMRVQVIIVAFLFGSLIEGASGFGTPAMVTAPLMVALGFKPLTSVATALIADSVAVSFGAVGTPVIVGLSTLKDADASLFSETAIRITMLDLLSGILIPMIIVVTMIVFFGKENKLKSIIEILPWTLLIGATYVISALVYALFTGPEFVSILGSLTTIIVAVLTAKKGWLIPKNEWKDALSELYESKPQTTHQMSLLSAWSPYLIVVALLLLTRVVEPVKAFTTSVFNLSWNNILGYDSISSSWEVLYSPGTILVVAAFFAIIIQRKSFKHFTKACKDSIKTIRITGITLIATLAMVHVFSNSGINTKDLISMPEYIANGMAATFGQMWLFVAPFLGALGSFITGSATVSTLTFAPVQANIAAAIEGNTTTVLAAQIIGAAAGNMICVHNVVAVCAVVNMAGKEGSVIRKTLGPALLYCLLAGISAYIFTTFFL is encoded by the coding sequence ATGTTAATGCTCGTTGCATTAAGTGCGGTAATTGTTCCATTTATTTGTTTAGTCTTACTACGTATGTCAGCGTTAGTCGGTATGACGATTAGTGCGATTGTAGTGATTATTCTAGGAACTTTTGCATGGGGCATAGAAAGTGGCGTTATTGCTGCGTCAATACTACAGGGGATACATAAAACATTAACGATTATTTTAATTTTATTCGGTGCACTAACGTTATTAAATACATTGAGGGAAACATCAGCTGTTGATCGCATTAATGCGGGCTTTCAAAATGTGTCAGGTGATATGCGTGTGCAAGTTATCATCGTCGCATTTTTGTTTGGATCTTTAATTGAAGGGGCTTCAGGATTCGGAACACCTGCAATGGTTACAGCACCATTAATGGTAGCATTAGGCTTTAAACCTTTAACAAGTGTCGCTACAGCGCTTATCGCTGATAGTGTTGCTGTTTCTTTCGGGGCGGTTGGTACACCTGTAATTGTTGGTTTAAGTACATTAAAAGATGCAGATGCATCACTTTTTTCTGAAACAGCAATTCGTATTACGATGCTTGATTTATTAAGTGGTATTTTAATTCCGATGATTATTGTTGTGACAATGATTGTTTTCTTTGGAAAAGAGAATAAACTAAAATCAATAATAGAAATCTTACCTTGGACACTGTTAATCGGGGCGACATACGTGATTTCAGCACTTGTTTATGCATTATTCACGGGTCCAGAGTTTGTATCTATTTTAGGCTCGTTAACAACAATTATCGTTGCTGTACTTACTGCTAAAAAAGGATGGCTCATTCCTAAAAATGAATGGAAAGATGCTTTATCTGAACTTTACGAATCTAAACCACAAACAACACATCAAATGAGTTTATTATCAGCGTGGTCACCATATCTTATCGTGGTAGCGCTGTTATTATTAACTCGTGTTGTAGAACCAGTAAAAGCATTTACAACTTCTGTTTTCAACTTATCTTGGAATAATATTTTAGGGTATGATTCTATTTCTTCAAGTTGGGAAGTTTTATACTCACCTGGCACAATTCTAGTCGTTGCTGCGTTCTTTGCGATTATTATTCAAAGAAAATCATTTAAACACTTTACGAAAGCATGTAAAGATTCAATCAAAACGATTCGTATTACAGGTATCACTTTAATTGCGACACTCGCAATGGTTCATGTCTTTAGTAACTCAGGCATCAACACGAAAGACTTAATCAGTATGCCTGAATACATTGCCAATGGTATGGCTGCTACATTTGGACAAATGTGGCTCTTCGTAGCACCATTTCTAGGCGCACTTGGTTCATTTATTACTGGAAGTGCGACGGTGTCGACACTAACATTTGCACCTGTCCAAGCTAATATCGCAGCTGCAATCGAAGGTAATACGACAACCGTTTTAGCCGCTCAAATCATTGGTGCCGCTGCCGGTAATATGATTTGTGTACACAACGTTGTCGCCGTTTGTGCAGTCGTTAATATGGCAGGTAAAGAAGGTAGCGTTATTAGAAAAACATTAGGACCCGCATTGCTTTATTGTTTACTTGCAGGTATTAGTGCCTATATCTTTACAACATTCTTCTTATAA
- the bioD gene encoding dethiobiotin synthase: protein MRIFITSTNTDVGKTYVITRLWQRLNQMGVSAVIFKPFQTEELSEGVYPDLEAYRTLCHLDYKTTSLYTFKAPVSPHLAFKQEPHQRFDMDKVMAKLTSLEAQYDIVLIEGAGGVAVPIHVSEEHFFMTTDLINATADVILSVVPAKLGAISDTIVHQSFLKTQQCPSNIIVMNRYQDTSIERDNRTTLESYLQQPILTFPEHGEAEDFPGHILELFKEAMSHETSNTCR from the coding sequence ATGAGAATATTTATAACGAGCACAAATACAGATGTAGGAAAAACGTATGTCATTACACGGTTGTGGCAACGTTTAAACCAAATGGGCGTCTCAGCTGTCATTTTTAAACCTTTTCAAACAGAGGAATTATCAGAAGGGGTGTATCCAGATTTGGAAGCCTATCGTACGTTATGTCATTTAGATTATAAGACGACGAGTCTGTATACGTTTAAAGCGCCAGTGTCACCACATTTGGCATTTAAACAAGAACCACATCAACGTTTTGATATGGATAAAGTGATGGCAAAGTTGACTTCACTTGAGGCACAATATGACATTGTGTTAATCGAAGGTGCTGGCGGTGTTGCTGTTCCCATTCACGTATCAGAAGAACACTTTTTTATGACGACGGATTTAATAAACGCGACGGCAGATGTCATTTTAAGTGTTGTACCAGCAAAGCTTGGTGCGATTAGTGATACGATTGTGCATCAATCGTTTCTCAAAACGCAGCAGTGTCCGTCGAATATTATTGTGATGAATCGTTATCAAGATACATCCATTGAACGTGATAACAGAACAACACTTGAGTCCTACTTACAACAACCCATTTTGACTTTTCCAGAACATGGAGAAGCAGAAGATTTCCCAGGACATATTTTGGAGCTTTTTAAGGAGGCAATGTCACATGAAACATCAAACACTTGTAGATAA
- a CDS encoding aminotransferase class I/II-fold pyridoxal phosphate-dependent enzyme has product MAFEAQLEALKTRGQYRHLREVETVLQQRIYKDGKEWLNFTSNDYLGLGQRPLDVNQLQAYGEKYASHLASSRLVSGNSALYTKLEQQMGEALGYEAALIMASGYDANLAVFQIFKRQDVVIFSDALNHASIIDGIHLSRVKKVIFPHRDYDMLKKEMAKYPNATKVIVTDTVFSTNGHLVNLDAIRRLKMEFDNTIIVVDDSHGFGLGYDMSYDDIDVVTTSLSKGLGAHGGLILCSKVIKDMLVNMARPLIYSNCMPTMNLYLIEQQFEALEEAQNERERLHHNIQEFNHYFGSSCGASTAIKAIEVKNNKQANDVYEALLTEGIWVSLFRYPTVEKPTLRMSLSSWHKSKDIQKLIHMLQKGGVGGV; this is encoded by the coding sequence GTGGCGTTTGAAGCGCAATTAGAAGCGTTGAAAACACGTGGACAATATCGTCATTTGAGGGAAGTCGAAACGGTGCTACAACAAAGGATATATAAGGATGGAAAAGAATGGCTTAACTTCACCTCAAATGATTATTTAGGGCTAGGACAGCGCCCTTTAGACGTTAATCAGTTACAAGCCTATGGTGAAAAGTACGCGTCACATTTAGCAAGTTCACGTTTAGTGAGTGGCAACTCTGCATTGTATACGAAGTTAGAACAGCAGATGGGGGAAGCATTGGGGTATGAAGCGGCGCTCATTATGGCCAGTGGCTATGATGCAAATTTAGCGGTATTTCAAATTTTTAAGCGACAAGACGTTGTCATATTTTCCGATGCATTGAATCATGCGAGCATTATAGATGGTATTCATCTGTCGCGTGTGAAAAAAGTCATTTTTCCACATCGGGATTACGACATGTTAAAAAAAGAAATGGCAAAATATCCGAATGCCACAAAAGTAATTGTGACAGACACGGTATTTTCTACCAATGGTCATTTGGTAAATTTAGATGCGATACGTCGTTTAAAGATGGAATTCGACAATACGATCATTGTAGTAGATGATTCACATGGCTTCGGATTAGGCTATGATATGAGTTATGATGACATAGATGTCGTGACGACGAGCTTATCTAAAGGATTAGGGGCACATGGCGGACTTATTTTATGTTCGAAAGTGATTAAAGATATGCTCGTTAATATGGCACGACCGCTTATTTATTCTAATTGTATGCCGACAATGAATTTGTATTTAATCGAGCAGCAGTTTGAAGCGTTGGAAGAAGCGCAGAATGAACGAGAACGTCTGCATCACAATATTCAAGAATTTAATCATTATTTCGGGAGTTCTTGTGGTGCGTCAACAGCGATTAAAGCAATAGAGGTTAAAAACAATAAGCAAGCGAACGACGTTTATGAAGCATTATTAACCGAAGGCATATGGGTAAGTTTATTCCGTTATCCGACAGTTGAAAAACCAACATTGCGGATGTCGCTATCTTCATGGCATAAAAGTAAAGATATTCAGAAACTGATACATATGCTTCAAAAAGGAGGCGTAGGCGGTGTATAG
- a CDS encoding 6-carboxyhexanoate--CoA ligase, whose translation MYSVKMRASQDHEHLSGAETICEASEIEHMIQSYFQKGFQHENGHADFLNLKIEKLTSPVKHVHALPIMEHPQFSFETLAVKTGISQMAIAQAWQIIRNETCYRGAVIVDAQTGERLDNFGVRGCRVTHFCFQQRSEKSVLNARVQDALSIASIIQSNEGVLGELCVSDDLNYTTGYFANQKGYHRLFELKKKGSREGGRVIFVNHQFNMETFLYFCQQQPKRVIY comes from the coding sequence GTGTATAGTGTTAAAATGCGTGCATCTCAGGATCATGAACATTTGAGTGGTGCTGAGACGATTTGTGAGGCAAGTGAAATTGAACATATGATTCAATCATATTTTCAAAAGGGGTTTCAACATGAAAATGGTCACGCAGACTTTTTAAATTTGAAAATTGAAAAGCTCACTTCGCCAGTAAAGCATGTGCATGCACTTCCAATTATGGAGCACCCACAGTTTAGCTTTGAAACATTAGCGGTAAAAACTGGAATATCTCAAATGGCGATAGCACAGGCATGGCAAATCATTAGAAATGAGACATGTTACCGAGGTGCGGTTATAGTTGATGCACAAACAGGTGAGCGATTAGACAATTTTGGTGTGCGAGGATGTCGTGTCACGCACTTTTGTTTTCAACAGCGCAGTGAAAAAAGCGTTTTAAATGCGCGTGTTCAAGATGCGTTGTCTATCGCTTCTATTATACAATCGAATGAAGGCGTACTTGGCGAGTTATGTGTCTCCGATGACTTAAACTATACGACTGGTTATTTTGCGAACCAAAAGGGGTATCACAGACTATTTGAGTTGAAAAAGAAAGGCTCTCGTGAAGGCGGTCGTGTTATTTTTGTGAATCATCAATTTAACATGGAAACATTTCTCTATTTTTGCCAACAACAACCGAAGCGCGTCATATATTAA